Sequence from the Desulfonispora thiosulfatigenes DSM 11270 genome:
TCCTGTAAAGAACCACTTGCTGAAAAGGCCTTATAGATAGATTCCTGTACAATATCTAAAGCATCCTCTACATTTTTCACATAACTATAAGCTAATCTATAATGCGATTCTTTATAGGTAACCACATGATCAGCAATATCTTGTTTTAGATCTTTTTTTACCATTCGTACGAAACTCTCCTTACCCTTAATTTAGATACGTATCTATTTCGTTCTATACTTTATAGACGCAAAGGTCTGATAAAAAGTTTTAAATAAATATTAACACAAAAAGGACACCCTTAAATTTGTACCGACCCCCAAAAGTTAGACCAAAAATCTAACAATTGGAGGTCGGTATTTTTATGGCTGCATACAGTTATGAGTTTAAAAAGAAAGTTGTAGATGCATATTTACGTGGCGAAGGAGGTTATACTTTTTTAGCAGAAAAATATGGAGTAAAAAACAGAAGACAAGTTCTCAATTGGGTACATTACTACGAAGAACTTGGTGATGATGGATTAAAACGTTCAAGAAAGAACGAAGCTTATTCTTTTGAATTTAAGCTTGGTGTGGTAGAGTCTTATTTAACAAGTGAGGTATCTTATCAGGAACTGGCTCTTTCGATAGGGATT
This genomic interval carries:
- a CDS encoding helix-turn-helix domain-containing protein, translating into MAAYSYEFKKKVVDAYLRGEGGYTFLAEKYGVKNRRQVLNWVHYYEELGDDGLKRSRKNEAYSFEFKLGVVESYLTSEVSYQELALSIGINNNALIARWVNDYRAAGPDALRDKKRGRRAKMNSSGKAVNIQRQDDSAPVDTSTEHVKQLEAE